Proteins from one Deinococcus sp. AB2017081 genomic window:
- a CDS encoding MurR/RpiR family transcriptional regulator → MTSAPPATAAELLRAGLESFGPRDRQIARHFIDHFEELPFLSAGEIAEALGVSGAAITRFSQRVGFEGYPHLQRSVRQELRATLGLGRPGRQDAVVARYWVSERANLDGLQAIPEDQLLAMAQAIASARQVWLLGARSSHGLALTAEYMLSSFRPRVQAYSADLLCGRPEHLLEMTADDAVLVYTLRRYSRATTQVTTALRERGVRVLLLTDQGASPLGRLAHHSIRLPTQGSEVIASLAPFLSVTSLIASLVAREMGGGQLEAAERLKAEFGVYEY, encoded by the coding sequence ATGACGTCCGCCCCGCCCGCCACCGCTGCCGAACTGCTGCGTGCCGGTCTGGAGAGCTTCGGGCCGCGTGACCGGCAGATTGCCCGCCATTTCATCGACCACTTCGAGGAGCTGCCCTTCCTGAGTGCCGGGGAGATCGCCGAGGCGCTGGGCGTGAGCGGCGCGGCGATCACCCGGTTCAGCCAGCGCGTGGGCTTCGAGGGCTACCCGCACCTGCAACGCTCGGTGCGCCAGGAACTGCGGGCCACCCTGGGCCTGGGGCGGCCGGGCCGGCAGGACGCGGTGGTCGCCCGCTACTGGGTCAGCGAGCGGGCCAACCTCGACGGGCTGCAGGCCATCCCGGAAGACCAGCTGCTGGCCATGGCGCAGGCCATCGCCTCGGCGCGGCAGGTGTGGCTGCTGGGGGCACGGTCGTCGCACGGGCTGGCGCTGACCGCCGAATACATGCTGTCCTCGTTCCGGCCGCGCGTCCAGGCCTACAGCGCCGACCTGCTGTGTGGCCGCCCCGAGCACCTGCTGGAGATGACCGCCGACGACGCCGTCCTGGTGTACACCCTGCGCCGCTACAGCCGCGCGACCACGCAGGTCACGACCGCCCTGCGCGAGCGCGGCGTGCGGGTGCTGCTGCTCACGGATCAGGGGGCCTCGCCGCTGGGCCGCCTCGCCCACCACAGCATCCGCCTGCCCACCCAGGGCTCCGAGGTCATCGCCTCGCTCGCCCCCTTCCTGAGCGTCACCTCGCTGATCGCCTCGCTGGTCGCCCGCGAGATGGGCGGCGGGCAGCTGGAGGCCGCCGAACGCCTGAAAGCGGAGTTCGGGGTGTACGAGTACTGA
- a CDS encoding SDR family oxidoreductase, with the protein MPGKLSGTVAIVTGASAGIGAAVARSLAAEGASLVLTARRQERLEALASELQGGGTQVWVVPGDAREEETAQRAVETATRSGGRLDILVNNAGTGNYKNLVDTSAAEYDDMMDTNMRSTFVFTRHAVPVMQAQGSGTLLMISSMAGLYGFAGEAVYCATKFAQVGFAQALDRELRPQGIKVGVICPGGVKTEFALGRGRTEESVAASGMLEPEDVAGAVLLACTQSANSRIIEIQMRTMAEAL; encoded by the coding sequence ATGCCAGGGAAACTGAGCGGAACAGTCGCGATCGTCACCGGAGCCAGCGCCGGAATTGGTGCCGCCGTGGCGCGCAGTCTTGCGGCCGAAGGGGCCAGCCTGGTGCTGACCGCCCGGCGTCAGGAGCGGCTCGAGGCGCTGGCCTCCGAACTTCAGGGCGGCGGCACGCAGGTGTGGGTGGTTCCCGGTGACGCCCGCGAGGAGGAGACGGCCCAGCGCGCCGTCGAGACGGCCACCCGGTCGGGCGGTCGACTGGACATCCTCGTCAACAACGCCGGCACCGGGAACTACAAGAACCTCGTCGACACGAGCGCGGCGGAGTACGACGACATGATGGACACGAACATGCGCTCCACCTTCGTGTTCACCCGCCATGCCGTCCCGGTGATGCAGGCACAGGGCTCGGGCACGCTGCTGATGATCTCCTCGATGGCCGGCCTGTACGGATTCGCGGGGGAAGCGGTGTACTGCGCCACCAAGTTCGCGCAGGTCGGATTTGCTCAGGCACTCGACCGGGAGCTGCGGCCGCAGGGCATCAAGGTAGGGGTGATCTGCCCGGGTGGCGTGAAGACCGAGTTCGCGCTCGGACGCGGACGCACCGAGGAGAGCGTGGCCGCCTCGGGGATGCTCGAGCCGGAGGACGTCGCGGGGGCAGTGTTGCTGGCC
- a CDS encoding N-acyl-D-amino-acid deacylase family protein: protein MNRVWITGGTVIDGSGAPGRPADVLIEDDRIARIAVAGGPVPDGAEVVDAAGMVVAPGFIDVMSHSVSTLLHDGLSVGKVTQGVSTEIMGEGWTPAPAVPGQPHGFPVHGLPGGDEAWVGRSRGWTRFGDWLAAQEAVGAAVNFGSFIGGATVRESARGYAEGESTPAQLAEMRRVVREAMEDGAYGLATALIYPPGSYAGTDELVALCEEVAAFGGIYITHMRSEGEAILEGLEEALEITARSGARLHVYHLKAAGRPAWPKMPQVIDRVNAERAAGRDIHADLYLYTAGGTGLSSVTPPWASEGNRLVERLRDPAERARIRAAILDPDGTWEPLGNLAGPEGIMPVGLKHPDHRAYRGLSLAQIAAQRGQDWIDAALDLLEAEEQRVGSLYHLMSEDNIELQLRQPWVMLGSDAAGSDPTLLTEDELGGHPRSYGNFTRLLAVYVRERGVLSLEEAVHRMTGLPAAHFRLEGRGLLKADHFADVVIFDPVNVRDHATYAHAEQLSGGVRDLWVNGVRVLAGGTHTRARPGRRLYGPGAAGRPGPSAPATDAAQVG from the coding sequence CCCCGTGCCCGACGGGGCGGAGGTCGTGGACGCCGCCGGTATGGTCGTGGCCCCCGGATTCATCGACGTGATGAGCCACTCGGTCTCGACCCTGCTGCATGACGGCCTGAGCGTGGGCAAGGTCACGCAGGGCGTGAGCACCGAGATCATGGGCGAGGGCTGGACGCCCGCCCCGGCCGTGCCCGGACAGCCCCACGGCTTTCCCGTCCACGGCCTGCCCGGCGGCGACGAGGCGTGGGTCGGGCGCTCCAGGGGCTGGACGCGCTTCGGGGACTGGCTGGCGGCCCAGGAGGCGGTCGGGGCCGCCGTGAACTTCGGTTCCTTCATCGGCGGGGCCACGGTGCGCGAGTCCGCCCGTGGCTACGCCGAGGGCGAGAGCACGCCGGCACAGCTGGCCGAGATGCGCCGCGTGGTGCGCGAGGCGATGGAGGACGGGGCCTACGGCCTGGCCACCGCGCTGATCTATCCGCCCGGCAGCTACGCCGGCACCGATGAGCTGGTGGCCCTGTGCGAGGAGGTCGCGGCGTTCGGCGGCATCTACATCACGCATATGCGTTCAGAGGGCGAGGCGATTCTGGAGGGGCTGGAGGAGGCGCTGGAGATCACCGCCCGCTCCGGGGCGCGGCTGCACGTGTACCACCTCAAGGCGGCCGGACGCCCCGCGTGGCCGAAGATGCCGCAGGTGATCGACCGCGTGAACGCCGAGCGGGCCGCAGGCCGTGACATCCACGCCGACCTGTACCTGTACACCGCCGGGGGCACCGGCCTGTCGTCGGTCACGCCGCCGTGGGCCAGCGAGGGCAACCGGCTGGTCGAGAGATTACGCGACCCCGCCGAACGGGCCCGCATCCGGGCGGCCATCCTCGACCCGGACGGCACCTGGGAACCCCTGGGCAACCTGGCGGGGCCAGAGGGAATCATGCCCGTGGGCCTGAAGCACCCGGATCACCGCGCGTACCGGGGGCTCTCGCTGGCGCAGATCGCGGCGCAGCGCGGCCAGGACTGGATCGACGCCGCCCTCGACCTGCTGGAGGCCGAGGAGCAGCGGGTGGGCAGCCTGTACCACCTGATGTCCGAGGACAACATCGAACTCCAGCTGCGCCAGCCCTGGGTGATGCTGGGCTCGGACGCGGCCGGCTCCGACCCGACGCTGCTCACGGAGGACGAGCTGGGCGGCCATCCCCGCTCGTACGGCAACTTCACCCGCCTGCTGGCCGTGTACGTCCGCGAGCGCGGTGTCCTGAGCCTGGAGGAGGCCGTCCACCGCATGACCGGCCTGCCCGCCGCGCACTTCCGCCTGGAGGGGCGTGGTCTGCTGAAGGCCGATCACTTCGCCGACGTGGTGATCTTCGATCCTGTGAACGTGCGCGATCACGCGACCTACGCCCACGCCGAACAGCTCTCGGGGGGCGTGCGCGACCTGTGGGTCAACGGCGTGCGGGTGCTCGCAGGCGGGACGCACACGCGGGCACGGCCGGGCCGCCGCCTGTACGGGCCGGGCGCGGCCGGGCGGCCCGGCCCCTCTGCCCCGGCGACGGACGCCGCCCAGGTGGGCTAG